Proteins encoded within one genomic window of Elusimicrobiota bacterium:
- a CDS encoding ATP-binding protein translates to MSKLKKPVELKPDQLRWHCKKSIMECKAAINNKDVHEEIIGQDRAVKALRLGMDLNSAGYNIFVTGITGTGRKTTVKRLIEESERYKTIPTDKIFVNNFDNPDAPLLISLTAGKGKEFREAMDEFIKYLQKNIPELLDSDNYQNERKKILDQYKAKEKEIIKSFEKHAAERKFALVQVQMGPFTRPDLVPVHNNKPVSFEQLSKLIDEKKITKEEFEKYETEYADLTNKLEDLIKKSHAMETTLRAELKDMDHRIILPEVELRIRMLKERFPEPKLHKYLDKVKKDILDELPKFRTHATEKQDKEKQELSLPNLLMSQADPVLEYRVNLVVDNSGQTHAPVIFENSPTYRNLFGAIERVLDVLGHWRTDFTKIKSGAILKAEGGFLVVDAWDMLTEPGVWPALKRVLRNCKLEVHSHDPLYVVSVSGLKPEPIEVDVKIVLVGDSEIYNLLNNYDPDFHKIFKVRAEFDSEMNIDSHNLLRYQRFIDQFRKHEKMLGFDNDAVSEVIEHGVRLAGKNTKISTRFNDIADLLRESNYWAKKDGTTKVTPAHVRKAVTERNERNRLPEEKVQEMIIENTLMIDTSGYKVGQVNGLAVYDMGEYMFGKPARITARVFLGTGGVVNIEREADLSGRIHDKGVLILTGYLRAKYAKTKPMAINATLCFEQSYSGVDGDSASSTEIYALLSAISELPLRQEIAVTGSVNQNGEVQAIGGVNQKIEGFFDVCSARGLTGTQGVIIPEANIKHLMLRHDIVESVTKGKFHIYPINTIDEGIAILTTLPAGKALPSGGYEKSSVNWHVDKKLDEYIEIAKKYRSGDGEKEKSEEK, encoded by the coding sequence ATGTCAAAACTCAAGAAACCGGTAGAACTTAAACCGGACCAGTTACGCTGGCACTGCAAAAAAAGTATTATGGAATGCAAAGCCGCAATAAACAATAAGGATGTTCACGAAGAAATCATCGGGCAGGACCGCGCAGTGAAAGCTTTACGCCTGGGGATGGACCTCAATAGTGCGGGGTATAACATCTTTGTCACAGGCATAACGGGTACCGGAAGAAAAACAACGGTTAAACGGTTGATTGAAGAAAGTGAGCGTTACAAAACCATCCCGACTGACAAAATATTTGTTAATAACTTTGACAACCCTGACGCGCCGTTATTGATAAGCCTCACCGCCGGGAAAGGTAAAGAGTTCCGGGAAGCAATGGATGAGTTTATTAAGTACCTGCAAAAAAATATACCTGAACTCCTGGATTCGGATAATTACCAGAATGAACGAAAAAAAATCCTTGACCAATACAAAGCAAAAGAAAAAGAGATAATAAAAAGTTTTGAGAAACACGCGGCAGAACGCAAGTTCGCGCTTGTACAGGTACAGATGGGCCCGTTCACGCGTCCTGACCTTGTACCTGTGCATAACAATAAACCCGTATCATTTGAACAACTATCTAAACTTATTGACGAAAAAAAAATTACGAAAGAAGAATTTGAGAAGTACGAGACAGAATACGCTGACCTTACCAATAAACTTGAGGACCTCATAAAGAAATCGCATGCAATGGAAACTACGCTTCGCGCGGAACTTAAAGATATGGATCACAGGATAATATTACCGGAAGTAGAACTCCGCATCAGAATGTTGAAAGAACGTTTCCCTGAACCTAAACTCCATAAGTACCTTGATAAGGTTAAGAAAGATATTTTGGACGAACTACCAAAATTCCGTACGCATGCTACAGAAAAACAGGATAAGGAAAAACAGGAGCTCTCACTCCCCAACCTTTTAATGTCACAGGCAGATCCTGTATTGGAATACCGCGTGAATCTGGTAGTAGACAATTCCGGGCAAACCCATGCACCGGTAATATTTGAGAATTCACCGACCTACCGCAACCTCTTTGGCGCGATTGAACGCGTACTTGACGTTCTCGGGCATTGGAGGACAGATTTTACTAAGATAAAATCAGGCGCTATCCTGAAAGCTGAGGGCGGGTTTTTGGTAGTTGACGCATGGGATATGCTTACGGAACCGGGGGTATGGCCTGCGTTAAAACGTGTACTTCGTAACTGTAAGCTTGAAGTCCATAGCCATGATCCGTTGTACGTAGTATCAGTCTCAGGGTTAAAACCTGAACCAATAGAAGTAGACGTAAAAATTGTTCTGGTTGGTGATTCTGAGATATATAATCTACTCAACAACTATGACCCGGACTTCCACAAGATATTCAAGGTCCGCGCAGAATTTGATTCCGAGATGAACATTGACTCGCATAACCTTCTGCGGTACCAGCGGTTTATTGACCAGTTCAGGAAACATGAGAAGATGTTGGGGTTTGATAATGACGCAGTCTCTGAAGTTATTGAGCACGGGGTTAGGCTTGCGGGTAAGAATACAAAAATATCTACACGGTTCAACGACATTGCGGACCTCCTCAGGGAATCTAACTACTGGGCAAAAAAGGATGGTACAACTAAAGTTACTCCCGCACATGTACGTAAAGCTGTAACGGAACGCAATGAACGTAACCGCCTGCCGGAAGAAAAAGTGCAAGAAATGATTATTGAAAACACTTTAATGATCGACACCTCAGGGTATAAGGTTGGCCAGGTTAACGGTTTGGCAGTATACGATATGGGCGAGTATATGTTCGGCAAGCCTGCACGTATAACCGCCCGGGTTTTCCTTGGTACAGGCGGGGTGGTGAATATTGAACGTGAAGCCGACCTCAGCGGGCGTATACACGATAAAGGCGTGCTAATACTTACAGGATACCTGCGTGCAAAATATGCAAAAACAAAACCTATGGCGATTAATGCAACCTTATGTTTTGAACAATCATACTCCGGTGTTGATGGTGATAGCGCGTCATCTACTGAAATATACGCATTACTTTCAGCAATAAGCGAACTCCCGTTACGCCAGGAGATCGCGGTTACGGGTTCGGTCAACCAAAACGGTGAAGTCCAGGCAATTGGCGGGGTGAACCAGAAGATTGAAGGATTTTTTGATGTATGTTCCGCCCGTGGCCTTACCGGTACACAAGGCGTTATCATCCCGGAAGCAAATATAAAACATTTAATGCTACGCCATGACATCGTTGAATCCGTAACAAAAGGGAAGTTTCATATTTATCCAATAAACACAATAGATGAAGGTATTGCGATACTCACAACCCTTCCCGCAGGTAAGGCATTACCTTCTGGCGGGTACGAAAAAAGTAGTGTCAACTGGCATGTAGACAAAAAACTGGACGAATATATTGAAATCGCAAAAAAGTACCGCAGCGGTGACGGGGAAAAGGAAAAGTCAGAAGAGAAATAA
- a CDS encoding peptidase U32 family protein yields the protein MNTKVNNQAVLELLAPAGSKEAFIAALNAGADAVYIGVGKFNARQYAQRFSADDVAVMIHHAHSLNRKVYLAFNTLIKTLELPAALKTLAILAEYRPDGLIIQDYGLIKIVKDYFPGIPLHASTQMAVHNKYGVEFLAGQGFKRVILARELALTDLKRLRTPGIELEIFCHGALCFSMSGQCMFSSIIGGHSGNRGRCTQPCRRRWLNPSSREEGYYFSPHDLQLAEHVLALKDAGVKALKIEGRMRSSEYVYRVVKAYRMIIDAGDASDSTIIAEALKLLSEDWSREKTVYNFVTPAVPVIDPLTPSTLGKFVGTVTASGTGTVKITAVAGNSIVKNDRLRINIPGEDVTSNIKPKTLTPEPGGTYEIVLSDNTRYPVGARIYKVGDAGWDAKGIEHQLKVMHKTYAAACNVTDDDRNMKTLAARRIVGKIVATYQKQRSAVVYPGGKTLRLWLKVSSPEWCDIIIAENIVCERLNLSLTQENMYTLKNYVLSLNEQFIQKIVFELPPYIPERSIREYQIIVHDLISAGMRSWVVNNPGHLGFFKGITELNLTSGPFMYCLNPVTAQWLNSAGISAYTTSWEDEYANIQALTKYVTPGNLVVYLYGYPVIARTRMKYGGIENIKVTDKLNRDKFRTVTEGDTVILLPQVPVSLFHLRDSFKLLGISNYGIDLSYTVPSKEYLHQLLDVYKRNARVSGSGGSEFNYTRGLR from the coding sequence ATGAATACAAAAGTCAATAATCAGGCAGTACTGGAACTCCTTGCTCCGGCAGGGAGTAAGGAAGCGTTTATTGCGGCATTAAACGCCGGTGCGGATGCCGTATACATTGGCGTTGGTAAGTTTAACGCACGGCAGTACGCTCAGAGGTTTTCAGCGGATGACGTTGCTGTGATGATCCACCATGCGCATAGCCTTAACCGTAAAGTATACCTCGCGTTTAATACGTTAATCAAAACACTGGAACTCCCTGCTGCACTAAAAACCCTTGCTATCCTTGCGGAGTACCGCCCTGACGGCCTTATCATCCAGGATTACGGGTTAATAAAAATTGTGAAGGACTATTTCCCGGGAATACCATTACATGCAAGTACGCAGATGGCGGTACATAATAAGTACGGGGTTGAATTCCTCGCGGGACAAGGATTTAAACGCGTAATCCTTGCCCGTGAACTCGCATTAACTGACCTCAAACGATTAAGGACACCGGGGATTGAACTTGAAATCTTCTGCCATGGCGCGTTATGTTTTAGTATGTCAGGACAATGCATGTTTTCAAGTATTATCGGCGGGCATAGCGGCAACCGCGGGCGGTGTACGCAACCCTGCCGCAGAAGATGGTTAAACCCATCCTCCCGTGAAGAAGGATACTATTTCTCACCGCATGATTTACAGTTAGCGGAACACGTCTTGGCATTAAAAGACGCAGGGGTTAAGGCATTGAAGATCGAAGGGCGTATGCGCAGCAGTGAGTACGTTTACCGCGTAGTAAAAGCCTACCGTATGATAATCGATGCGGGGGATGCTTCTGACAGTACCATTATAGCTGAGGCGTTGAAATTACTATCAGAGGATTGGTCCCGGGAGAAAACAGTATATAATTTTGTAACACCTGCCGTGCCGGTGATTGATCCGTTAACCCCTTCGACCTTAGGCAAGTTTGTGGGTACCGTAACGGCATCCGGTACGGGGACAGTAAAGATAACCGCTGTTGCCGGGAATAGTATTGTTAAAAACGATAGGTTACGCATAAATATCCCGGGTGAGGATGTTACCAGTAATATCAAACCAAAAACACTAACCCCTGAGCCAGGCGGGACATATGAGATAGTATTATCTGATAACACCAGATACCCTGTGGGAGCGAGGATCTACAAAGTCGGTGATGCCGGGTGGGACGCTAAAGGTATTGAACACCAGCTGAAAGTTATGCATAAAACATACGCAGCGGCGTGTAATGTAACGGATGACGACAGAAATATGAAGACACTTGCCGCACGGAGGATTGTCGGGAAAATCGTAGCTACTTACCAGAAACAAAGAAGCGCGGTTGTTTATCCCGGCGGGAAAACGTTGCGGTTATGGTTAAAAGTATCCTCCCCGGAGTGGTGTGATATTATCATTGCAGAAAATATTGTGTGTGAACGCCTGAACCTTAGTCTTACTCAGGAGAATATGTACACCCTAAAAAATTATGTATTAAGCTTAAACGAGCAGTTTATACAAAAAATTGTATTTGAACTTCCCCCCTACATACCCGAGCGCAGTATACGTGAGTACCAAATAATTGTTCACGATTTAATCTCCGCGGGTATGCGTTCATGGGTGGTAAACAATCCCGGGCATCTAGGGTTTTTTAAGGGTATAACGGAATTAAACCTGACTTCCGGTCCGTTTATGTACTGCCTGAATCCTGTCACTGCGCAGTGGTTAAACTCAGCCGGTATCAGCGCGTATACAACTTCCTGGGAGGATGAGTACGCTAATATTCAAGCATTAACTAAATATGTTACCCCTGGAAATTTAGTTGTTTATCTTTACGGATACCCGGTGATTGCGCGGACACGTATGAAGTATGGCGGTATTGAAAACATAAAGGTAACTGATAAACTTAACCGTGACAAGTTCCGTACTGTAACCGAGGGAGATACAGTAATACTTCTTCCGCAGGTGCCGGTATCGCTGTTTCATTTACGTGATAGTTTTAAGTTATTGGGTATTAGTAACTATGGAATAGACCTTTCATACACCGTTCCTTCTAAAGAATACTTGCATCAGTTACTTGATGTATACAAAAGAAACGCGCGGGTAAGCGGCAGCGGCGGGAGCGAGTTTAATTATACCCGCGGGTTAAGATAA
- a CDS encoding YbaB/EbfC family nucleoid-associated protein — protein MDFMKQMKDIAAMKSQLEKAQKELGSKIVTVSDSGVRVEMNGKLDVLSVKIENIDLLKDAGKLEAAITQALKKTKNQVEKVVTFEITKNMGGPKLPIS, from the coding sequence ATGGATTTTATGAAACAAATGAAAGACATTGCGGCAATGAAGTCGCAGTTAGAGAAAGCGCAGAAAGAGCTTGGTTCTAAAATTGTCACCGTAAGCGACTCTGGTGTGCGGGTCGAGATGAACGGCAAGCTGGATGTATTATCCGTAAAAATAGAAAATATCGACCTCCTGAAAGACGCTGGTAAGCTAGAGGCTGCAATTACACAGGCACTAAAAAAAACTAAGAATCAGGTAGAGAAAGTCGTGACATTTGAAATTACAAAAAATATGGGCGGCCCGAAACTGCCTATAAGTTAG
- a CDS encoding rhomboid family intramembrane serine protease — MRHYNTSSIHFPRLTGAVLGLTIANIAVFVVQQLAGDTVITLFGLIPRLVITKLWVWQVLSYAFLHANIFHILINLFTLWMFGTAVEQYWGTRKFLGYYLLCATGAGVLTIITSPLSVIPSIGASGAVYGLLAAYAFLFPDNLIYFYFFFPVKAKYFVWIIGALTFFSSIKPNTDGIAYYAHLGGLLTGYLYLKLSTGQWPGYRVYARPFEGRVFDVPVWNTIKTIITRAYYSVVTTLDRVIPRRKVAYPFRSNKSSEQQINAILDKIIRHGAGSLTKEEREIMKRYTKDKPKGTA, encoded by the coding sequence ATGAGACACTACAACACCTCATCAATTCACTTCCCGCGTTTAACCGGTGCGGTGCTTGGGTTAACCATAGCAAACATAGCAGTATTTGTTGTTCAACAATTAGCCGGTGATACTGTAATAACCCTTTTTGGCTTGATCCCGCGGTTAGTGATAACCAAACTATGGGTTTGGCAGGTATTATCCTACGCGTTTTTACACGCAAATATTTTTCATATACTCATAAACCTTTTTACGTTATGGATGTTCGGCACAGCAGTTGAACAGTATTGGGGCACCCGCAAATTTCTGGGGTACTACCTTTTATGCGCAACTGGTGCCGGTGTGCTTACCATAATAACATCGCCATTATCCGTGATACCCAGTATCGGCGCATCCGGCGCGGTGTACGGCCTCCTCGCGGCATACGCGTTTTTATTCCCGGATAATTTAATATACTTCTACTTCTTTTTCCCGGTGAAAGCAAAATATTTTGTGTGGATCATCGGGGCACTAACTTTTTTTTCGAGTATCAAACCTAATACTGACGGTATCGCGTATTACGCGCACCTCGGCGGTTTATTAACCGGTTACCTCTACCTCAAACTATCCACAGGGCAATGGCCGGGGTACCGTGTTTATGCCCGCCCGTTTGAGGGACGCGTATTCGATGTGCCGGTATGGAATACCATAAAAACTATTATTACCCGTGCATACTATTCTGTGGTTACCACCCTTGACCGCGTGATACCCCGCAGGAAGGTCGCGTATCCGTTTAGAAGTAATAAAAGTTCGGAACAACAAATTAACGCAATACTTGATAAGATAATACGTCATGGCGCGGGTAGTTTAACAAAAGAAGAACGCGAGATTATGAAGCGGTACACTAAGGATAAGCCCAAAGGTACGGCGTAA
- a CDS encoding peptide chain release factor-like protein: MADKIKVEFYKSSGPGGQRKNKKRTAVRVVDTATGITAIATESRKQADNRVVALERLNSRIAAAKHVPRIRKKTRKPGAVKKRIIESKRRHGEKKRLRMPVHGDNAE; the protein is encoded by the coding sequence ATGGCTGATAAAATTAAAGTAGAATTCTACAAAAGTTCAGGGCCCGGAGGGCAGCGGAAAAACAAAAAACGTACAGCCGTAAGGGTAGTCGATACTGCAACGGGGATAACAGCGATCGCAACGGAATCACGGAAACAAGCGGATAACCGCGTAGTAGCACTGGAACGTTTGAACTCCCGTATTGCCGCAGCTAAGCATGTACCGCGTATCCGCAAAAAAACGCGGAAACCAGGGGCAGTAAAAAAAAGGATTATTGAATCCAAACGCCGGCACGGCGAAAAAAAGAGGTTGAGGATGCCAGTGCACGGTGATAACGCTGAATGA